In the Gossypium arboreum isolate Shixiya-1 chromosome 10, ASM2569848v2, whole genome shotgun sequence genome, one interval contains:
- the LOC108466621 gene encoding uncharacterized protein LOC108466621, with product MEQFRSNSYKDGGEMQMKSYYGGGPSNMQDMRCYSENSVQQNQLGKEIKMKKSKSSGGSASKSWSFTDPELQRKKRVASYKVYAVEGKMKGSFRKSFRWIKDTATQVVYGWR from the coding sequence ATGGAGCAGTTTAGATCCAATTCATACAAGGATGGTGGAGAAATGCAGATGAAGAGTTACTATGGAGGAGGGCCAAGTAACATGCAAGACATGAGGTGTTACAGTGAAAATTCTGTTCAACAAAACCAGCTTGGCAAGGAGATTAAGATGAAGAAAAGCAAAAGCTCTGGAGGGTCTGCTTCAAAGAGCTGGAGTTTTACTGATCCTGAGCTGCAGAGAAAGAAAAGGGTTGCCAGCTACAAGGTTTATGCTGTTGAAGGCAAGATGAAAGGGTCTTTCAGGAAAAGTTTCAGGTGGATCAAGGACACTGCCACCCAAGTTGTCTATGGCTGGAGGTGA